The Canis lupus familiaris isolate Mischka breed German Shepherd chromosome 1, alternate assembly UU_Cfam_GSD_1.0, whole genome shotgun sequence DNA window ATGTAGTAAGTTGTAAGTAGAAGGGCTAAATCACAATGCCATTTCCTGCTTCATGCTGTGCCCATTTAATAAAACTGAATTGGTCATCATGTTCTTAGCACTGCTTTTCAGAGATGTCATAGGCACTGCAGAAGAGCTGTGAAGGTAGCTGGTTGATCTCTCTCCATAGGACTTCCTCCCACAGCAGAGCTGGCTATTGAAATGCCTCCTGAAGCTTTCACTGAGTAGATAAAGAGCAAATGGATTGACACAAGAATTGCAAAAGCTCAGAACCCTGGCAACCAAGGTGACAATCATGTGGCCTAGAGATGGGTCAATCTCATTATAATTGAAAGACCTATACATGTAGAGAATGTGATTTGGAAACCAACAGAAGACAAAGCAGCCCACAAAGACCAGCACAATTTTCGCCAGGCGTTTCCGTGTTTCCATCTGCAAGTACAAGGAAATAGTCCCATCAGTTAAAATGAAACTGGAACCATCCTCATGTGAGACAACATGGTGCAAAAAGATTAAAACTTACCATGGCATACAAATGCagccaaaaatacaaaaattattttcttcaacaaAGTGATGATTTCAAGAGTTTGACAAATCCTATTTTGGTCACTATACTctttcatctaaaaatat harbors:
- the NMBR gene encoding neuromedin-B receptor isoform X2 — protein: MDMQTSGAVLCTCAKAVGIWVLSVLLAVPEAVFSEVKRIDSLENGNFTACIPYPQTDELHPKIHSVLIFLVYFLIPLAIISVYYYHIAKTLIKSAHNLPGEYNEHTKKQMETRKRLAKIVLVFVGCFVFCWFPNHILYMYRSFNYNEIDPSLGHMIVTLVARVLSFCNSCVNPFALYLLSESFRRHFNSQLCCGRKSYGERSTSYLHSSSAVPMTSLKSSAKNMMTNSVLLNGHSMKQEMAL